The Lathyrus oleraceus cultivar Zhongwan6 chromosome 5, CAAS_Psat_ZW6_1.0, whole genome shotgun sequence genome includes the window TCTCTATCTCTACTTCCTGATCTAGGATTtttcatttatttaatttcattATTCTTTTGGTTTATTCGATTTCGTCATTATTCATTGATTCAACTATAGAAACATTTCTAGGATTATTCAATTGATGTTATAACGGGAATTTCGTGTTTGGAATTCTGTGTATCGACTCTGATTGGTCCCCTATATCACGAATTGAAAAAGGAATTTACTGTAAAAATTGTGTCAATTATGTGTTTCTCACAgaaattttcatttttttttgtttttctctGTGTTTTAGGTTTTACAAAGTGTCAGTGAACCAGACCACCATTTGGTTTCAGGTTGGCTCCATCAGGTCACGCTTATTTCTTTGATTTCTGATTAGTAACACTTCGGTTGATTagcaataataataattttttagCTGCAATCTTTCATAAACCTGCAAAGCACAGATACAACACCGACACGGGTAATAATTTGAAAATATAAATAAGTTGAACCTAATCACAACGGACAAGGACACACTTTTGGGCTCTTTATAAGAAGAAACTTGTTTTATATTGGTGCTTAGATGACTAAGGTCCAGTTTGGATTTGCTTATAGTTCATGAGAGAAGCTAAGTTAAAAATAAGTTTATAGGTCTTCATTTACCAAGAAAAGTCCATATAAACTTGTAGGTGCTTGTGGAGAAGTTAGATGGGAAAGCTTTTAAAAAATTTAGATGAAGAAGCTAGTTTTAACTCATATGAGAAGCTATTTTTGAAAAAACTTGAAGTTATTGTAAGGTTCTTTTCATCTTTCTTTCTCCCAAGTGTTTATAGAAAGTTTATCCATATTTGTTCTATATTAGTTTTTTTTAAAATGTGTAAGTTGAAGTTCTTTGGTATATGATGACTAGCGATATATAGATGGGCTTTCAAAGCACATAATTTGCTTTTACATGCAATGATAGCGTTAATGCAGCTTCATGCCAGATTGATCTATAATTGAATTTTGTGTATTGGTTGTTTGAGCAGCTTTGCGATGGAATGATTTTCAATCATGACCCTCCAACATGTGCCGACTGCTGGGTAAATGAGTCTCTTTTCTGCAAAGCTGTTTTCTTTTTATTAATCAAGTACCCTCTATAATAATCAAGGTTCTGCTTTACTATTAAACCTGTAATGGATAGATATGACACATGGTGATAGTTTATAACTAATTCTATATTGGATAAAATTCTTGATGTTATGGGAATTTCAGATTTATATATGCTACATGTAACATACTGAGAATAGTTTCAGAAAGAGCTTATTGATGATAAACCCCATTGTGTATATGAAGCTTATTGATGATAAACCCCCGTTGTGTATATGAAGCTTAACACATCCACACTCTCACAGATATACACTTAGACCAGAAACCCATCGAACAGAAGTTAAGGTGTGTATATagattaaccatgaatcaagcATGATATGTCATCAATAACGACATAATGTACTAGTGCATTATAGATGGTCCAAAAATTAAGCTGATTGACAATTCTATTTGGTTTAGATTACTATTAAATTAACAATTAATTGATCTAGGTGCGTGGTTCCTGTTTATATAAGTAATGCTACTAGTACATATATCAGTGATAAATAGCAGCGGGGATAATATTGGATGGAATTTTAAAGCTGCTCAAAGATTCTACCGCAATATTTTTATCCCATAATTTTACTAAACTTTCTACATGTCTTATCGCTGTATGTATGCTTTAGGACTGTGGAGGGCCAAAACGTTGTGGGATGGAGTGCAGCGCACTTGTGTCAAACAACATTGGAGGTATAATTCCCAACACTTCTGTTTTCTCCCATTTACTTGCACATGCAAAATTGTGTCTAGTGTATACTGATTTTTGCTTGTGGTAGCTATGACAAATGCAAACAGTTTGGTTGATTAGTTGTTGTAACTTACAATTGTAGCCAGTTACATACTATGAATGGAATAAGATGGTTTAGTGGCTGTGAATCATGGGCATGAAATTTCGGATGTTCCGAGAATTGCTTCACTCATAAGCATTCTTTTTAGATCACCGTTAAAGAAAAGTAAAATTCAGATCATTTTGCTTATAGTTTCTGTTGCTAGCAGAACCTCCAAGTGACTGATCCTCTTTCACAGTAAAAATTAGATTCTAATGCTGCATCTATAAAAAAGGGTGTTTGAAGTAATTTTTACGTACTTAAAAGGCATTTTATTTATGCAAGTGCAACATAATGGCTTTACTGATTTTTGTAGCTCCTTTATCTTTTATAGAATATAATCATCTGACCTTTTCCTTGATGCaagttttatttcatttttatgTTGTATTTCCCACCCCTCCATCTGTGTTTCCTTTTTCTACACTGATTTTGTCATATGAAGAACCTACAGTCTAGCATATTTTTATATGTAACAACTACTAGGCTGTCTGCTTTTGTGTTTCTTTTATGCTCTTGTACTCATTAAAACATCCCAAGAAGTGTTTTTATACTTCATACACAAAGTAAGAAGGTCTTTTCATTATTAGCACTGTTTCAGCTTGCGGATAATGAAATTATTAGAGGAGTATTACATATTTAAAATAATGTTTTCTTAAAGAGTCTGTTTTAAGTTCTAAACACCGAGTCTCGTTCACCATCAATTGGGCAGAGCTGTAGTTCAAAGAAATATGAACTTGGAACAACATGCTAACTTTCTAATAAGTAAACAATACTCAACTAAAGTCAAATTTTATGTATTTCTCAGAGTGAAGTTTATGAGGGAATGGTCATCTAACAGAGTGATAACTGCAGGTTATCATGTATGTTCAGCCATAGGACATGGCCCAACATTTGACATTGATGTTATTGGTAAGACCAATTCAATTATCTGTTTATGGTTTTTGATTTGTTTCAATCATTGTTTTCTTTTATTAATTTTCAGTTCTCCATTTTCGCTCAAACTTGTGTTGCTTGTATGTCAAGTTATGCATTATTTGGGTCAACTGATTTTGAGTAATGCTTCTAATATGAAATTAAATAGAGTATCTGTATGGTTGTAATGCTACTCTGATGGCAGATAAGAAAAGTCCCCACACTGGTATTATTGTGAAAATGTCAAGCGGCAGCCTCAAGTACAACTGTTCTCTGGCTGTGTCTGTGCTTTGTAATCTAAATGGAGTACAGGTTTTTAATTCTTTCCGTTCCTCccatgtttttaattgattaaacGGGATATTATAGAACCAATACTGGTTGATTTATTCATATTTTCATTACAAAACTTCTGCTTACAGGGACCTCAAACCCTGGAGAGATCGGGGGATTGTAATTATGTGAGTACTTCTAATCaagatttttttatttatttccttgCATATTGTTTGTTATTTTGTGTAGATTCCAGATGTCCTGCTTTAGTTATTTTATCCTCAATTCTTATGCAGTATGTTTCTTAATTTGTGAACTTAAAAAATTGTAAATCAGTGACATTTGTTGAAAATATTGGAAATTTTGTACTTGGATTGTTGAATTGAAAATAATTGAATTTATCAGCTATTTCTTACTCATTTAGATTACTTGTGAAAGCTTCATAGTATTATCAACATGACATTGATGTCCATATTCCATTAGTTAGCGTGGTATATGCTCTGGTCTTGGCTTCCTTTTATTTACTATTGTCAGTTTAGTATTCTTTAAGCATCCTATTATACTTTCTCTTTTCTTGAAAATAGTTTAGCATTTCGAACTTAAAAAGTAATGAGGAAAAATCTCCCCACCAGCTTCTCTTTTCTCATTGTTGCAAAGACATTTTTGTCTGTATTCTCGTGTTTATTAATCTCCGTATTCAACTATTCATGTTGATTGATGTTTTCATTGTAAAATAAAAAATCCCGAGTTATTAATTAATAGACAAAAGTGCACTTTTAAAGCTTTAGATGTTGCATAGGTATGTCAAGAAGATTGTCTGTTTTTACAGAATTGCTGTGCAGAGCTATGGTGGTAATTGCTATCAAGCTCTCAGCACTAATATGCAACACAATGAGTCTTTTCTTATGTCATCAAACAATTTTTTCTCAAAACGAAGAAAATTAAACACGAGTTATATCATTTATTCCTCCCTCTGCATCATCAATACACATTCCACTGTTGTTCAAAATGAAAAAGACTAGACAGAAGTTATATCATTTATTCCCCCTCGCATCTATATACATTTTTATGTATATGATAATAAGAATGTTGACTAGGAAAAAAATGAAAACAGAAGGGGAAAATGAAGTTGATGATGATGTGATTTTAAAACTGAACACAGTTAATTGTTACTATCTTTTGTAACCCTGTTTCCTAAGCAGGCTACAGAGCTAAAGCATCCATCTGGTTGTGCTATGATTGTAAATGTCCACGGGAGTGGATGGGGGTGGTTTGGCACTTTACTTATTATGTAAGCATTTTACTGTCTTGCTCGACACTTTGAATCTTGTAAGGGATTCTAATTTGGCTAAATTACTAATATTTGTTTCATCTTATCTCATTCCAGTCTTCTGTGCCTTTTTGCTGCGTACCTACTGGCTGGTATAGTTTATCGATATTTCGTCCTCAAGATTCGCGGTATAGAAGTATGTTCTCACCTTTCCGTCTTGTGTTCATGTTTTTTTTTCTCTTCTGGTAGGGGTATATATGCCTGTTCTATTTGTGTCATTTAGGTTGTGTGAATTGTCTATTTCAGAATTTTTTCTTAGTGTTTGGATGAAGGAAATCCAAATTCAAGGGAATTTGAAATTCAGCTCTTCGTTTTCAAAATTCATTGTTTGTATAAAGCAATTGAATTTCTTAATTTTCAAAATTCTTTTATTAAATTTTTTCTCTCacaatttcttttattttttgaaaGTAATTAGTTTAAATTTGTTCTGGCCTAATTGCTTTTACTTTTTGAGgtaattaatttaaaataaaagaaatattttttcTTCTCTAATACAACTTCTTTTATTTTTAAGATTATACCTTTTTTTATCTAGAGAAATCTAATGAAAATTGTAATAGTTTTTTAAAAGTTGCATAAAGATCATATAAAATTTAAGATGTCCTTGTTGTTAAAGCCAGGTCATCACATTTCCCCCTCCTCCTCTCTGCAAGTGAATTTTTATACTATGTGTTGGCCTCTAGCCAAAAAAAACAAAACATAAATTGAAGATTACACATTTATTGTAAAATAAgttaaattaataaaaaaatatgaCTTATAACAACAACATAATATTCAAACACAAGAAATGTAGCAAAATTAAAACTTGTATTACAAAAATCCTAAGTATACACAAATATATACTAAGTATCTAATATTTTTATAGAGGCAAAGAAGAAATTCAAGGACCATTTGATCCAAGATAAACCGCATAACATATCCATCGTCAACTTGAACATAAAAAAGCTGAGAAGAAATTCAAAGAATATATCAAAAATGGTATCTGGCACTACATCCTAACAAGTAAAAACTGGCTAACTTATAGCTCAAAAATCAAACATGTTATATTGGTCTCAAGAAATAGAAGCCAGTAGATAATTCTTTCCACTAAAAGCTTTGAGAATTGCTATtttgtttgggttttcagtcAACCAATTGATTACTTTATAGCCTAGGTGTCATCAGTAATTATCTCCATTTCATTCAACACTTCTTGCATATTTTTTTGAGCATTTCCTTCCATCTTTTTTTTTACTAACTAGTACAAATTCTTTCAATGATTTAGTCACTTCTCTCATAGAGTTGATCATCCCCTCTTTATCTACCTTTGTTAGCACGAGTGCATTGTACTTGTTACGGAACTTAGTTCATCTAAATCAATATACATACCAGAACCTTTTCATCTACGTTTGCTTCTTTGCTCATGACATCATTCACATCAAATACATGTTCTACTTGAACTTCGCTTGCTCTATCTTTAGCACATATATTTACAGTGCTATCCCAATTTGGAATGACCTTAAATCCAAATCGTTTGGCTTCTTCATGAGACTTCAAAACTACTATACTCTTTAACAAGTTGGTGTATAACTCAAAAAAACAAGATTAGTTGCAGTCTTATGAGTTTCTTGTTCTCTGTGGGTGGCAGAAGCTATGAAGGAAGCTAATTCAGAAGCAAATCGATACATTGCAGTTGCAGCAACAACAAAATATGAATGTTAGAGGAAGTAGTGAAGTGAGATCAGAGAATGGAAGAAGTGAGATGAAAATAAAACAACACTTTAATAATGAAGCAGCAATCTAAAGAGATTGAAAAGCAATCTAAATTAATAATCTAGTTAAAGAAGTGAGACGAACCCAATCATATTGAACACCAACACAAAATAACACAAAATAACATCTATGAGCATGAAAAGATTGAACACCAATACAACACCAGTTGCGATTCTGAATTCATAGGAGAGAGTACATATAACCTACATATCATAACAGTGGTTAACATCACTCATGCATATTGTGATCAAGATTCAGATTTGAGAGGAAAAGCCATACAATTATCGAGTTCGGGATAAATCATAACTTGCAAGTTTAGGACGATTCTTCAACAAATAGATGGTATGGGGAATTGGAAAACTAGAGTTTGAAGATCATAAGATGGAAAAAGGATAGAACTTACTAGAGATAGAGTTCCGAGAGCGAGCGGTTCTCACAGCGAATTTCACAATTCTCTCATTTGAGGTGGAATTGTAAATTCCCTCTAATTGGTCAATGAGAAATACCCATTAAAATTCCATCATTTTAAAAATTCTCTCACTCTTTAATCCAAACAAAGGATTTTAACACTAATCATTTTAATTCCCTCAAAAATTACTTTCCCTCAAGAGACAACTTTACCCCAATATCCCACATTCATGtcttttttatttctttttatatCCTCAGAGAATGAATAAAAGAGTATGTACCCCAATTCTTCTCACAACCTATATTCAAAGCATCAATAAGGTATCCGAAACCTATTGGTTGGTGTTTTCTTGTAAAAAATTTAAGATTTTGGAGATTACTTCATTGATACGTATCTAGGAGTATCATACATGTATTGGTATTGGATATTCGGATATTCAATACTTTTTTGCAATTTTGGTTGGAAATTGATTCTCAATTAATTTTGTTTATCATGTTATATACTCTTACCCCATGCCAATCCTTCAGTAACTTTTTGAGTGCGCTAAAGCAATCTTTTGTAGGATTTTTTGTCAAATAGGACTGAGATGTGTTTTCATTGACCCTGTTTTTCAGGTCATCCCTAACTTGGACTTCTGGATCAGCTTGCCTAAGAGAATACAGGTATTCTTCCTCTTGAGCACTTCAAATTCAGTATTTCCAATCTAGTAGCAAAGGAAATACGTGTTTAAGAAAGTCGGGAGTTGAATACTTTGTATAACCTTTGttctctgctgtgtctttgtagAGCCAATGCTCATCTTTGGTTAGAAAGTTTAAGGGGCCGTCCGAAGGTCACCGGAGCTCCTATTCTGCTGTAAACTTCTGAGATGCACGTGGTGAGTTAATTATCGATTATCTCAGACAATAGACAGGCATGCTGCAGAAAACTAAAACTCAGATGCTCTACTGGTCATCTCTGATGCTTCTTTGATACAGAACCTTCTGCAGAAATTTGTAATTCCTGTCTATTCTCCTTCCATGAATTTAGTATTTCACATTCTTTATTTATCTCtgaaagaaaatgaggaggacGAGAAGAGAAAGAAAAATATAAAACAAGAAAGTGTAGTATGATTCTCATGGGAAAAATTGCATTATACTGGAGTTAATCCAATAATTTTGGTTGACATTTGTTAGCTGATAATCAGGTAGTAGAGTTAAGGGAACTTATTTTCTTGTAACATGTGTGTTACCTTgacttttgttttgttttaaatCTTGGTATTCGGCCTTGTGACCGACTAATCCAACGGGTACCTTGACCATTAATTCATTATTGTTTTCTACTTTCAAGTTTCATTCACTTTTTCTCCCTTGCTAAATCATATTTCCGTTTCTAGTTAATTCACATATATGGTAGTTTTCTACAAACCAGATTTCATCTTTGCTTTGAGATTGCGCCACTTTGAAGGATGAGTATATTAGAATCCAATTGAGTTTTGGTCTAATGATGGGACTGAATAGTTGGTCCACCATGAACTAAAAACTTATTTATGCTATGCAATTACATAATCCACTTTCAAAGCA containing:
- the LOC127084017 gene encoding uncharacterized protein LOC127084017 isoform X1, whose translation is MALVALQRTLLTLFTVVVLSPSLSFATPTSACQFTFRDGNKLYNYTLYSPIRNFPHGILSEDGFYKVSVNQTTIWFQLCDGMIFNHDPPTCADCWDCGGPKRCGMECSALVSNNIGGYHVCSAIGHGPTFDIDVIDKKSPHTGIIVKMSSGSLKYNCSLAVSVLCNLNGVQGPQTLERSGDCNYATELKHPSGCAMIVNVHGSGWGWFGTLLIILLCLFAAYLLAGIVYRYFVLKIRGIEVIPNLDFWISLPKRIQSQCSSLVRKFKGPSEGHRSSYSAVNF
- the LOC127084017 gene encoding uncharacterized protein LOC127084017 isoform X2; translation: MGKLLKNLDEEASFNSYEKLFLKKLEVILCDGMIFNHDPPTCADCWDCGGPKRCGMECSALVSNNIGGYHVCSAIGHGPTFDIDVIDKKSPHTGIIVKMSSGSLKYNCSLAVSVLCNLNGVQGPQTLERSGDCNYATELKHPSGCAMIVNVHGSGWGWFGTLLIILLCLFAAYLLAGIVYRYFVLKIRGIEVIPNLDFWISLPKRIQSQCSSLVRKFKGPSEGHRSSYSAVNF